One stretch of Jiangella gansuensis DSM 44835 DNA includes these proteins:
- a CDS encoding AI-2E family transporter: MPDRLKRLTRWWNDVRERLARAAAEREAQAEPGPDTAPEAMSGAPVASVDVGAAIAPGESVETTGSAGVSAAPGAPADPAASADRLGSAAGAGHSPLDTPHPVPRAVRDAADWSWRLIVIAAAVGGTGWLAWELRLVIFPLVAALLMAAGLHPLVRRLRRAGWRNGPAAATVFVGFLIVVVGSLTLVGNAVGGQFGDVVDQAEEGLQEIRGWLAGPPFGVDEAQLDRWIDRALSYVQSDDSVAEQATTAATVAIEIFVGIVLSLFALIFFLYDGDRIWAWLVRLFPARSRARAAAAGDVAWRTLAQYIRGIVLVALFDAVAVTVLLFILQVPLALPLGVLIFFGAFVPLIGAFVTGAVAVLVALVTQGLLTAIVVLAGLVVVQQIESNVFQPFILGRMVRIHPLAVAVAVAIGTLAGSIIGAIIAVPIVAVVNTVGGYLATSRQRPDEAASAERPDL; the protein is encoded by the coding sequence GTGCCTGACCGCCTGAAGCGCCTCACCCGCTGGTGGAACGACGTCCGCGAGCGGCTGGCGCGAGCCGCGGCCGAGCGGGAGGCGCAGGCAGAACCCGGACCCGACACCGCACCGGAGGCGATGTCGGGTGCGCCCGTCGCGTCCGTCGACGTCGGTGCGGCCATCGCCCCCGGCGAGTCCGTCGAGACGACCGGGTCCGCCGGCGTGTCCGCCGCACCGGGTGCACCCGCCGACCCAGCGGCCTCGGCCGATCGGCTGGGTTCGGCGGCAGGTGCCGGGCACAGCCCTCTCGACACCCCGCACCCGGTGCCACGCGCGGTGCGCGACGCGGCGGACTGGAGCTGGCGGCTGATCGTCATCGCCGCGGCTGTCGGCGGCACCGGCTGGCTCGCCTGGGAGCTCCGGCTGGTCATCTTCCCGCTGGTGGCCGCCCTACTCATGGCCGCAGGACTGCATCCGCTGGTGCGCCGGCTGCGCCGGGCCGGGTGGCGCAACGGGCCCGCGGCGGCCACCGTCTTCGTCGGCTTCCTGATCGTCGTCGTCGGCTCGTTGACGCTGGTGGGCAACGCCGTCGGTGGCCAGTTCGGCGACGTCGTGGACCAGGCCGAGGAGGGTCTGCAGGAGATCCGCGGCTGGCTGGCCGGTCCGCCGTTCGGGGTCGACGAAGCCCAGCTGGACCGGTGGATCGACCGCGCGCTGTCGTACGTCCAGAGCGACGACTCCGTCGCCGAGCAGGCCACCACGGCTGCGACGGTGGCCATCGAGATCTTCGTCGGGATCGTGCTGTCGCTGTTCGCGCTGATCTTCTTCCTCTACGACGGCGACCGAATCTGGGCCTGGCTGGTGCGGCTGTTCCCCGCCCGGTCGCGGGCACGGGCGGCCGCGGCCGGCGACGTCGCCTGGCGGACCCTGGCGCAGTACATCCGCGGCATCGTCCTGGTGGCGCTGTTCGACGCCGTCGCCGTCACCGTCCTGCTGTTCATCCTGCAGGTGCCGTTGGCGTTGCCGCTCGGCGTGCTGATCTTCTTCGGCGCGTTCGTGCCGCTCATCGGCGCGTTCGTGACGGGGGCGGTCGCGGTGCTGGTGGCGCTGGTGACCCAGGGATTGCTGACGGCCATCGTCGTGCTGGCCGGGCTGGTCGTCGTCCAGCAGATCGAGAGCAACGTGTTCCAGCCGTTCATCCTCGGCCGGATGGTGCGCATCCACCCCTTGGCGGTGGCCGTCGCCGTCGCCATCGGGACGCTTGCCGGCTCGATCATCGGCGCGATCATCGCGGTGCCGATCGTCGCCGTGGTGAACACCGTGGGCGGCTACCTGGCGACGTCGCGACAGCGGCCCGACGAGGCCGCCTCGGCGGAGCGTCCGGACCTGTGA
- a CDS encoding GNAT family N-acetyltransferase, with protein MASETFVPAGFEPPTSLVTDLFRLEPLGPQHNHADHAAWMSSIEHIRATPGYPDGSWPPLDGMSLEANLADLRRHAADFAAGKGFTFTVLDPADGDVIGCVYLYPTASADHDVTVQSWVRGDRAGLDTPLADAVDAWLAAEWPWERVDRCGR; from the coding sequence ATGGCTTCGGAGACGTTCGTACCGGCCGGGTTCGAGCCGCCGACATCATTGGTCACCGATCTGTTCCGCCTCGAGCCGCTGGGGCCGCAGCACAACCACGCCGACCACGCAGCGTGGATGTCGAGCATCGAGCACATCCGAGCGACGCCGGGCTACCCGGACGGCAGCTGGCCACCGCTTGACGGGATGTCTCTGGAGGCCAACCTTGCCGACCTGCGCCGCCATGCCGCCGACTTCGCCGCCGGCAAGGGGTTCACCTTCACCGTTCTCGACCCGGCCGACGGCGATGTCATCGGCTGTGTGTACCTGTATCCGACGGCGTCCGCGGACCACGACGTCACCGTCCAGTCGTGGGTTCGGGGAGACCGGGCCGGCCTCGACACCCCGCTGGCTGACGCAGTCGATGCCTGGCTCGCCGCCGAGTGGCCCTGGGAGCGCGTGGACCGCTGCGGTCGCTGA
- a CDS encoding TetR/AcrR family transcriptional regulator: MGHREDLLAAAKRLLAEKGYAHITARDLVASSGTNLASIGYHFGSKDALLNAAVLDSFDDWDDEIQAAMDQHAGDTPVDRLEGFLTGLVGGLERSRPIAVASVHAYAQFEYVAELRDQLSEKYESARNELAQLLFDDQEVDDETARTVGSLALCMINGMVLQWLIDPDRAPTPADLAAALRRLAAAM, from the coding sequence ATGGGACACCGTGAGGACCTGCTCGCCGCCGCGAAACGGCTACTGGCGGAGAAGGGTTACGCCCACATCACCGCGCGGGACCTGGTCGCCTCGTCCGGGACCAACCTGGCCTCCATCGGCTACCACTTCGGCTCCAAGGACGCGCTGCTCAACGCCGCAGTCCTCGACTCGTTCGACGACTGGGACGATGAAATCCAGGCAGCCATGGACCAACACGCCGGCGACACCCCCGTCGACCGCCTCGAGGGCTTCTTGACCGGCCTGGTCGGCGGGCTCGAGCGCAGCCGGCCGATCGCCGTGGCCAGCGTGCACGCCTATGCGCAGTTCGAGTACGTCGCCGAGCTGCGCGATCAGCTGTCCGAGAAGTACGAGAGTGCCCGGAACGAGCTGGCCCAGCTGTTGTTCGACGACCAGGAGGTCGACGACGAGACCGCGCGCACCGTCGGCTCACTGGCGCTGTGCATGATCAACGGCATGGTCCTGCAATGGCTGATCGACCCCGACCGGGCCCCGACGCCCGCGGACCTGGCCGCGGCGTTGCGACGGCTCGCGGCGGCGATGTGA
- a CDS encoding MFS transporter: MTEIVEKAGRREWIGLAVLTIPALLASMDLSVLFMAAPWLSADLEPSGTQLLWIMDIYGFLMAGLLITMGSLGDRIGRRRLLLAGAVAFGAASLLAAYASSPEQLIAARALLGIGGATLAPSTLSLIRSMFHDSNQRRAAIGVWTAAFTGGVAVGPIVGGLLLEHFWWGSVFLINLPVMVLLLIVGPLLLPESRNREHGGIDLASAALSLAAVLPVIYGIKEIAADATVSAPAVAAIAAGLFVGVVFVRRQRSLTDPMIDVRLFRNPAFSAAVGTNAAVTFATAGMGAIAVQYVQMVLGIRPFTAALWMLPTVGGTIVGITVANLVVRRISPGIVVGSGAALAALGFALVALTVEVDSSVGVVIACYTVLVAGVGMAASLVIDLIVGSAPPERSGSAAATSETAAELGAATGIAVLGSVAVAVYGDELRGGLPDDVTGAAAEAATGSLGGAIAVAEELPAGAAEPLMVAARLAFTDGFTTTAAVGAVVVGVTALLAMALLRRVRPGAAAVTEHAG, translated from the coding sequence ATGACCGAGATCGTCGAGAAGGCCGGCCGCCGGGAATGGATCGGCCTCGCCGTCCTCACCATCCCCGCGCTGCTGGCGTCAATGGACCTGTCCGTGCTGTTCATGGCCGCGCCCTGGCTGAGTGCCGACCTGGAGCCGAGCGGCACGCAGTTGCTGTGGATCATGGACATCTACGGCTTCCTGATGGCGGGGCTGCTCATCACCATGGGCTCGCTGGGTGACCGGATCGGGCGACGACGGCTGCTCCTGGCCGGTGCCGTGGCGTTCGGCGCGGCGTCTCTGCTGGCCGCTTATGCCTCCAGCCCCGAACAGCTGATCGCCGCTCGGGCGCTGCTGGGTATCGGCGGCGCGACGCTGGCGCCGTCGACCCTCTCGCTGATCCGCAGCATGTTCCACGACTCCAACCAGCGCCGGGCCGCCATCGGCGTGTGGACCGCCGCCTTCACCGGCGGGGTCGCCGTGGGGCCGATCGTCGGCGGGCTGCTGCTCGAGCACTTCTGGTGGGGCTCGGTGTTCCTGATCAACCTGCCGGTGATGGTGCTCCTGCTGATCGTCGGCCCCCTGCTGCTGCCGGAGTCGCGCAACCGCGAACACGGCGGCATCGACCTCGCCAGCGCCGCGCTGTCACTGGCCGCGGTGTTGCCGGTGATCTACGGCATCAAGGAGATCGCTGCGGACGCAACCGTCTCGGCGCCGGCCGTGGCCGCGATCGCCGCCGGGCTGTTCGTCGGTGTGGTCTTCGTCCGGCGGCAGCGGTCGCTCACAGACCCGATGATCGACGTCCGGCTGTTCCGGAACCCGGCCTTCAGCGCCGCCGTCGGGACCAATGCTGCCGTGACGTTCGCCACCGCCGGGATGGGAGCGATCGCCGTCCAGTACGTCCAGATGGTGCTCGGCATCCGACCCTTCACCGCAGCACTGTGGATGCTGCCCACCGTGGGCGGCACCATCGTCGGCATCACGGTGGCGAACCTGGTGGTGCGCCGTATTTCACCGGGCATCGTGGTCGGTTCCGGTGCCGCGTTGGCCGCGCTGGGCTTCGCACTGGTGGCCTTGACCGTGGAGGTCGACTCGTCGGTGGGCGTCGTCATCGCCTGCTACACCGTCCTCGTGGCCGGTGTCGGGATGGCGGCGAGCCTGGTCATCGACCTGATCGTCGGTTCGGCGCCGCCCGAGCGCTCCGGTTCCGCCGCTGCGACCTCGGAGACCGCCGCCGAACTCGGTGCCGCGACCGGTATCGCCGTCCTGGGCAGTGTCGCGGTGGCCGTGTACGGCGACGAACTGCGCGGCGGACTGCCGGACGACGTCACCGGAGCCGCCGCCGAGGCGGCCACCGGCAGCCTGGGCGGTGCGATCGCCGTGGCGGAGGAACTACCTGCCGGTGCCGCTGAACCGCTGATGGTGGCAGCCCGGCTGGCGTTCACCGACGGCTTCACCACCACCGCGGCCGTGGGTGCCGTTGTCGTGGGCGTGACGGCGTTGCTGGCCATGGCGCTGCTGCGGCGGGTGCGGCCCGGGGCCGCGGCCGTCACCGAGCACGCCGGCTGA